A single genomic interval of Armatimonadota bacterium harbors:
- a CDS encoding class I SAM-dependent methyltransferase yields MGTAKVEGELWGAKAKDWADFGESTTAPLWRSMLEAVQVGPDDTFLDLGCGAGGASVLAASRGAAVTGIDASQNLLAIAQDRVPEGQFHEADLEALAFGNGSFDVVFAANSLQYAGDQGRAVREAMRVRRSGGRFIVGMWCEPDRCGLSSVMRAVKPLLPQPAPGSPEPPPTLSDRDNLFRLLQSNGASPKDEGEVECVFEFADESSLLRGLNSAGVVVMLSRLVGQEALDGAIIEGCAAFRQKDGGYKMPNWFRWVRC; encoded by the coding sequence ATGGGAACGGCGAAGGTAGAAGGCGAACTTTGGGGGGCAAAGGCGAAGGACTGGGCCGACTTTGGCGAGTCGACGACGGCGCCACTGTGGCGGTCGATGTTAGAAGCCGTACAAGTAGGGCCAGACGACACGTTTCTTGATCTCGGTTGCGGTGCGGGCGGAGCCTCCGTCCTGGCTGCGTCACGAGGGGCTGCCGTCACGGGTATCGACGCTTCCCAGAACCTCCTAGCCATCGCCCAGGACCGTGTGCCTGAAGGACAGTTCCACGAGGCGGATCTGGAAGCACTCGCTTTCGGAAACGGATCGTTCGACGTCGTCTTTGCCGCCAATAGCCTTCAATATGCCGGAGACCAGGGGCGCGCCGTCCGTGAGGCGATGCGAGTCAGACGTTCTGGCGGTCGGTTTATCGTCGGAATGTGGTGCGAGCCAGACCGGTGCGGACTCAGCTCCGTCATGAGGGCGGTCAAGCCACTGTTACCGCAACCTGCACCTGGGTCTCCAGAGCCGCCTCCTACCCTCTCGGACCGCGACAACCTCTTCCGCCTGCTCCAGAGCAACGGGGCAAGTCCGAAGGACGAGGGCGAAGTCGAGTGCGTCTTCGAGTTTGCCGACGAGTCGAGCCTGCTGAGGGGGTTGAACAGTGCAGGCGTCGTCGTGATGCTGTCGAGGCTGGTAGGGCAAGAAGCGCTCGACGGCGCGATCATCGAAGGGTGCGCGGCCTTCCGTCAGAAGGACGGCGGTTACAAGATGCCCAACTGGTTCCGATGGGTCCGTTGCTAG
- a CDS encoding ROK family protein, translating to MRTETLWGIDLGGTKIEGLVIESPHTSTASFGTIGPSEALVGTVLARLRLPTEAEQGYDHILERTAEMVALLEQETELTRPAKIGVGTPGSVRPDGTMKNCNTTCLNGSRLPEDLSTALGATAIVKNDADCFALAEALLGAGRGYGTVFGVIMGTGVGGGIVVDGALVSGPNGLTGEWGHSTLVPDGRECYCGRRGCVEQYLCGPAVERSHFERTGERMKLADIAATAECSEPSSARARECQETIERLCEDFGKALSTVVNVLDPDAIVLGGGAGQVSQLRTLGRDRLASNVFGPDFVTPLLSPELGDSAGVFGAALSTRSSALGDIRESD from the coding sequence ATGAGGACGGAGACACTCTGGGGCATCGACCTCGGTGGCACGAAGATCGAGGGACTTGTCATAGAGTCACCCCATACCTCCACAGCGAGTTTCGGAACCATTGGTCCGAGCGAGGCCCTTGTTGGGACCGTTCTCGCGAGGCTCAGGCTACCGACCGAGGCCGAACAGGGATACGACCACATCTTGGAGCGGACCGCTGAAATGGTCGCCCTTCTGGAGCAGGAAACGGAGTTGACCCGTCCGGCAAAGATCGGTGTCGGCACGCCAGGCAGCGTCCGGCCCGACGGCACGATGAAGAACTGCAACACGACGTGCCTCAACGGTTCCCGCTTACCCGAAGACCTTTCGACGGCCCTCGGAGCGACGGCCATCGTCAAAAACGACGCCGATTGCTTCGCGCTGGCTGAGGCGCTGCTCGGAGCGGGTCGGGGCTACGGGACTGTCTTCGGCGTCATCATGGGCACGGGAGTCGGAGGCGGGATCGTCGTCGACGGAGCACTGGTCAGTGGCCCTAACGGACTGACGGGTGAATGGGGGCACTCGACCCTTGTGCCCGATGGTCGCGAGTGCTATTGCGGTCGACGGGGCTGCGTCGAGCAATACCTTTGCGGCCCTGCGGTCGAACGAAGTCACTTCGAAAGGACCGGCGAACGGATGAAGCTGGCCGATATCGCGGCGACCGCCGAGTGCTCGGAACCCTCGAGCGCACGAGCCCGGGAATGCCAAGAGACCATCGAGCGGCTATGCGAAGACTTTGGGAAGGCGTTATCGACCGTCGTCAACGTTTTGGATCCGGACGCGATCGTGCTCGGGGGCGGCGCGGGCCAGGTCTCGCAACTGAGAACATTAGGGCGGGACCGGCTTGCCTCGAACGTCTTCGGCCCCGACTTCGTGACGCCGCTGCTAAGCCCCGAACTGGGCGACAGCGCCGGCGTGTTCGGTGCAGCGCTTTCGACCCGTTCTTCGGCACTCGGAGACATCCGGGAGTCCGACTAA
- a CDS encoding YcaQ family DNA glycosylase yields the protein MPTTLKLSKADAARGMVAFHFRQTDVPGAFERLRSVQFDPIAPVGCNHDLVLQSRVADYRIGDWQKVAYQERLVYDGWDKQASLVPMQGWPLRRAFHDWHRPNFGRIFREHAHAIEAVLAELEERGPLLPKEFEFQERKDEWAGSWFGPNVTKQTLRALWHSGLVMTAGRKGQHHVYDLTERIVPPDVFRTPKAPIDESVHGLVLERHKAVGLLRPTAPQEVWSFNKVSPVKKAAYERFASSGDLVPVDVEGMAFFASPEFVSCLDGPVENAVRFIAPLDQFMWDRKAVAHIFGFDYVWEIYVPEPKRKWGYYVLPVLHGDRLAGRVEFWCRNGLLEIKGWHWQDGHPTADFWPAFEAALTRFMSYSSATSISVDKSTDPSVRDAVTRLR from the coding sequence GTGCCGACCACCCTGAAGCTCAGCAAAGCGGACGCCGCGAGGGGCATGGTCGCGTTCCACTTTCGGCAGACCGACGTGCCTGGCGCCTTCGAAAGGCTCCGCAGCGTCCAGTTCGACCCTATCGCCCCTGTCGGCTGCAACCATGATCTCGTCCTACAGAGCCGGGTCGCGGACTACAGGATCGGCGATTGGCAAAAGGTGGCCTATCAAGAAAGGCTCGTTTACGACGGGTGGGACAAGCAGGCCAGCCTCGTACCGATGCAAGGTTGGCCTTTGCGGCGCGCTTTCCACGATTGGCACCGGCCCAACTTCGGCCGGATCTTCCGAGAACACGCACACGCCATCGAGGCCGTCCTCGCAGAGCTCGAAGAACGCGGTCCCTTGCTTCCTAAAGAGTTCGAGTTCCAAGAGCGTAAGGATGAATGGGCGGGTTCGTGGTTCGGCCCGAACGTGACCAAACAGACCCTTCGCGCGCTCTGGCACTCGGGACTTGTCATGACGGCCGGGCGTAAGGGGCAGCACCACGTCTACGACCTGACCGAGCGCATCGTGCCTCCGGACGTCTTCCGGACTCCCAAGGCGCCGATCGATGAGTCCGTTCACGGCCTTGTCTTAGAGCGTCACAAGGCGGTCGGGCTCTTGCGGCCAACGGCCCCGCAGGAGGTCTGGTCGTTCAATAAAGTCAGCCCGGTCAAGAAAGCGGCGTACGAACGCTTCGCCTCATCGGGGGATCTCGTGCCTGTCGATGTCGAAGGTATGGCCTTTTTCGCGTCCCCGGAGTTCGTAAGTTGTCTGGACGGTCCTGTCGAGAACGCCGTCCGCTTCATTGCCCCCTTGGACCAGTTCATGTGGGACCGAAAGGCCGTCGCCCACATCTTCGGCTTCGACTACGTCTGGGAGATCTATGTGCCCGAACCGAAGAGAAAGTGGGGCTACTACGTCCTGCCCGTACTGCACGGCGACCGCTTGGCCGGGCGTGTCGAGTTCTGGTGCCGCAACGGGCTACTGGAGATCAAAGGCTGGCACTGGCAGGACGGGCATCCGACGGCAGACTTCTGGCCAGCCTTCGAAGCGGCGCTGACACGCTTCATGTCCTATTCGTCAGCCACTTCGATCAGCGTGGACAAGTCCACCGACCCTTCCGTACGTGATGCGGTGACGCGGCTCCGATGA
- a CDS encoding DUF1501 domain-containing protein has product MTNDIERFACPEYRSVSRRSFLGGATMATMAAGLGYAWLPRVAFAESASQRDLLVSVFLRGGADGCTLCVPYGDPGYYLARPTIAIPRPDSGQSGRATDLNGFFGLPTELTPLLPAYQNGHLAIVHAVGSQNWSRSHFDAQAWMELSDRGHPSNTTGWIGRHLATTGEALPGSPLRGIAFNYGMVRIMNGGPKSLPIADPASFGYQAWYPNLSEILGTIEDRYRRLHDAQRQAVQDTNATIAALDAIDFEGYQAGGGAVYPEDGFGRALKSVAAMYRADMGLEAAHIDMDGWDTHAQQGPIGGYMAGLMDTLGKSLAAFYTDLTAVGKTGFTLVLVSEFGRNVLENGSEGTDHGAGNCMLVMGGAVNGGQVFGTWPGCGTGQLLDGYDLQMTTDYRSVLAEVVEKRLQNPNLGAVFPDFSPNFLGVCHA; this is encoded by the coding sequence ATGACGAACGACATAGAACGGTTCGCCTGTCCGGAATACAGGTCTGTCTCGCGCCGGTCTTTCTTAGGCGGCGCCACGATGGCGACGATGGCCGCCGGCCTCGGTTATGCCTGGCTGCCGCGCGTCGCCTTCGCCGAATCCGCGTCCCAACGCGATCTGCTCGTCTCGGTGTTCCTCCGAGGCGGGGCCGATGGCTGCACCCTTTGCGTCCCCTATGGAGATCCCGGCTACTACCTGGCCCGTCCGACCATCGCGATCCCGCGTCCGGACAGCGGGCAAAGCGGCCGCGCCACCGACCTGAACGGCTTCTTTGGACTGCCGACAGAACTCACGCCGCTGTTGCCTGCTTATCAGAACGGCCACTTGGCGATCGTCCACGCCGTGGGGTCGCAGAACTGGTCACGGTCGCATTTCGACGCCCAGGCTTGGATGGAACTCAGTGACCGCGGGCACCCCTCGAACACGACGGGCTGGATCGGACGCCACTTGGCCACCACGGGCGAGGCGCTGCCAGGGAGCCCGCTGAGAGGGATCGCGTTCAACTACGGGATGGTCCGGATCATGAACGGCGGCCCGAAATCGCTCCCGATCGCCGACCCGGCCAGCTTCGGCTACCAAGCTTGGTACCCGAACCTCTCGGAGATCCTCGGAACGATCGAGGACCGCTATCGCCGCTTACACGACGCCCAACGTCAAGCGGTCCAAGATACGAACGCGACCATTGCGGCCTTGGACGCGATCGACTTCGAAGGCTATCAGGCGGGAGGCGGGGCGGTCTATCCCGAAGACGGTTTCGGGCGTGCCCTGAAGTCGGTAGCGGCGATGTACCGTGCCGACATGGGTCTGGAAGCCGCCCATATCGACATGGACGGATGGGACACGCATGCCCAGCAAGGTCCGATCGGAGGCTATATGGCGGGTTTGATGGACACCCTTGGGAAGTCGTTGGCCGCTTTTTACACCGACCTGACGGCCGTCGGGAAAACCGGCTTCACCCTTGTGCTCGTCAGCGAGTTCGGCCGGAACGTGCTGGAGAACGGATCGGAAGGAACGGACCATGGAGCCGGAAACTGCATGCTTGTCATGGGCGGCGCCGTCAACGGAGGTCAGGTCTTCGGGACTTGGCCAGGTTGCGGAACGGGGCAGCTTCTGGACGGCTATGACCTTCAGATGACGACCGATTACCGGAGCGTCCTGGCCGAAGTCGTCGAGAAGAGGTTGCAGAACCCGAACCTGGGGGCGGTCTTCCCTGACTTCTCGCCGAACTTCCTTGGCGTCTGCCACGCGTGA
- a CDS encoding DUF1800 domain-containing protein, whose product MMERLGRAATAVADAFDGVPEASTRRALFALTGTAALSLVAGRAEAQAVRIPPGSEAAGNWKSPTNRLVRRLSYGIEATEASKAALMGFDAYVNRQLNPEGIDDSAVEATVAANWPRMNWNEAQLYDVSDSYQLWLELLFATLHRSTFSQRLLYERMVEFWTDHFNVSIVKLAPQTLVPFVQKVIRPNAMGTFPDLLKATAHSAAMLNFLDNDANTAYAPNINYSRELHELHTVGAQGGYNGEDLRQAALVLSGWSWTWETNDPNRGKFLFRPYYHAGGTKVVMGQVYQENGQLEGEQMLNFLAGHAKTAEFVTKKMVKWFLGEPAPQAVCDAAKAAYLATGGDIREILRVILTPQNLALSKPRYKRPYHLLVSMLRSGRAAVTDFTFPVYALVEAGMVPWNWSFPDGYPDRFEYWVGGQIHRANMGLWLAGNFLPGVTIDVATTFGADRTPNGCLNAITKAFFGGEGSPDDTSALLAYLKNGPITDSRLQGAVAVAMACPSFQWY is encoded by the coding sequence ATGATGGAACGGCTCGGCCGTGCGGCCACCGCAGTCGCCGATGCTTTTGACGGCGTGCCCGAGGCGTCGACGCGGCGCGCACTCTTCGCCTTGACAGGCACGGCCGCACTTTCGCTCGTCGCAGGGCGGGCCGAAGCCCAGGCCGTCCGGATACCGCCCGGCTCAGAAGCCGCCGGCAACTGGAAGAGCCCGACGAACCGGCTCGTGCGACGCCTGTCTTACGGGATAGAAGCCACCGAGGCGAGCAAAGCCGCGCTTATGGGGTTCGACGCTTATGTGAACCGACAGTTGAACCCTGAAGGGATCGACGACAGCGCGGTCGAAGCGACGGTGGCAGCGAACTGGCCCCGAATGAACTGGAACGAGGCGCAGCTGTACGATGTGTCCGACTCGTACCAACTGTGGCTCGAGCTCTTGTTCGCGACGCTTCACCGGAGTACGTTCTCCCAGCGGCTCCTGTACGAGCGCATGGTCGAGTTTTGGACCGACCACTTTAACGTCAGCATCGTCAAGTTGGCACCGCAGACCTTAGTGCCGTTCGTGCAAAAGGTGATCCGCCCGAACGCGATGGGAACGTTCCCTGACTTGCTCAAGGCCACCGCGCACTCGGCCGCGATGTTGAACTTCTTGGACAACGACGCGAACACCGCTTACGCCCCCAACATCAACTATTCGCGCGAACTGCACGAACTTCACACCGTCGGCGCACAAGGCGGCTATAACGGTGAGGACCTCCGTCAGGCCGCACTCGTGCTTTCGGGGTGGTCTTGGACGTGGGAAACGAACGATCCGAACCGCGGCAAGTTCCTGTTCAGGCCGTATTACCATGCCGGCGGTACCAAGGTCGTCATGGGCCAGGTGTACCAGGAGAACGGTCAGCTCGAGGGAGAGCAGATGCTGAACTTCCTCGCGGGACACGCCAAGACCGCCGAGTTCGTGACCAAGAAGATGGTCAAGTGGTTCCTTGGCGAACCCGCCCCACAAGCCGTCTGCGACGCGGCGAAAGCGGCCTACTTGGCGACGGGCGGCGACATCCGTGAGATCCTCCGGGTGATCCTGACGCCACAGAACCTTGCCTTGTCAAAACCGCGTTACAAACGGCCGTACCATCTCCTGGTCTCGATGCTCCGATCCGGTCGGGCGGCGGTGACGGACTTCACGTTCCCCGTGTACGCCCTCGTGGAGGCAGGAATGGTCCCTTGGAACTGGTCGTTCCCGGACGGTTATCCGGACCGCTTCGAATACTGGGTCGGCGGACAGATCCATCGGGCGAACATGGGCCTTTGGCTCGCCGGGAACTTCTTGCCCGGCGTGACGATCGACGTCGCCACGACGTTCGGCGCCGACCGCACTCCGAACGGGTGTCTGAACGCGATCACGAAGGCGTTCTTCGGCGGCGAAGGGTCGCCGGACGACACGTCCGCCCTCTTGGCCTACTTGAAGAACGGGCCCATCACCGACAGCAGGCTTCAAGGCGCCGTCGCGGTCGCGATGGCCTGTCCGAGTTTCCAATGGTACTGA
- a CDS encoding ThuA domain-containing protein → MVGLLAAFLSTCSSADVPRTALAVEHPRVLAFSKTAAFRHDSIPDGHAALQRLAKEFAFTVSSTEDASVFTDDGLGKYDVVLFLSTTGDVLNEAQQAAMERFIRKGKGYVGIHAASDTEYDWPWYGRLVGAYFKTHGPQRDEQMKIFDRAHPTTSFLPSDWKRFDEWYEFRQLPADDVTVLFAWDEGAKTGFHPVSWYHEFDGGRAFYNAMGHTKESFVDPLFPRNVSEGIFWAANARPPQGAAPPAWKAGSGWRTEGGALTQPSKGKDLSTKAAYGDLWVHAEYKIPAKGNSGVYLQGRYEVQIADSHGSTQALDFPDAGGLMYGETKGHAFAGQPPLSEASKAAGQWNTLDVLFRAPRFDPKGRKTMDARFVEVRLNGVVVQKDAVVSGPSKGAGNTRESATGPLVLQGSYGPVDFRNVLVKPVRL, encoded by the coding sequence ATGGTCGGGCTCTTGGCCGCGTTCCTTTCGACGTGCTCTTCCGCGGATGTCCCGAGGACGGCCCTGGCCGTCGAGCACCCTCGGGTCCTCGCGTTCTCCAAGACCGCGGCCTTCCGTCACGACTCGATCCCGGACGGCCATGCGGCGCTCCAACGGCTCGCCAAGGAGTTCGCGTTCACCGTGTCCTCGACCGAAGACGCTTCCGTGTTCACGGACGACGGGTTGGGAAAATACGACGTGGTCCTGTTCCTGAGCACCACGGGAGACGTTCTGAACGAGGCCCAACAGGCCGCTATGGAACGGTTCATCCGGAAGGGAAAAGGGTATGTCGGCATCCATGCGGCGTCCGATACGGAATACGACTGGCCGTGGTACGGCCGTCTCGTCGGCGCGTACTTTAAAACGCACGGGCCTCAGCGCGACGAACAGATGAAGATCTTCGACCGGGCCCATCCGACCACCAGTTTCCTCCCGTCGGATTGGAAGCGGTTCGACGAGTGGTACGAGTTCCGGCAGCTGCCGGCCGACGACGTCACCGTCTTGTTCGCCTGGGACGAGGGCGCGAAGACCGGCTTCCACCCGGTGTCCTGGTACCACGAGTTCGACGGGGGCCGCGCGTTCTACAACGCGATGGGCCACACCAAGGAGAGCTTTGTCGACCCCCTCTTCCCGAGGAACGTGTCGGAAGGCATCTTTTGGGCGGCCAACGCCCGTCCGCCCCAAGGTGCCGCGCCGCCCGCCTGGAAAGCCGGTTCGGGTTGGCGGACCGAAGGCGGGGCTTTGACGCAACCGTCCAAAGGCAAAGACCTTTCGACCAAGGCGGCTTACGGCGACCTATGGGTTCACGCCGAATACAAGATTCCGGCAAAAGGAAACTCCGGCGTCTATCTGCAGGGCCGATATGAAGTGCAGATCGCCGACTCGCACGGTTCGACCCAGGCGCTTGACTTCCCGGACGCCGGCGGACTTATGTACGGCGAGACGAAGGGCCACGCCTTCGCGGGGCAACCGCCGCTCAGCGAAGCCTCCAAGGCCGCCGGACAGTGGAACACGTTGGACGTCTTGTTCCGGGCGCCACGGTTCGATCCCAAGGGCCGTAAGACCATGGACGCGCGGTTCGTCGAAGTCCGGTTGAACGGCGTCGTCGTGCAGAAAGACGCCGTCGTCTCCGGTCCGAGCAAAGGCGCCGGGAACACGCGGGAATCTGCGACGGGCCCGCTCGTCCTCCAAGGATCGTACGGGCCGGTGGACTTTCGTAACGTCCTTGTCAAGCCGGTAAGACTGTGA
- a CDS encoding exo-alpha-sialidase yields the protein MTPAFAVLALSSVFLDLDADSARQTVVDREPGQYLGHPTTVLLEDGRTMICVYPKGHGKGPIQMKRSNDGGRTWSERLPTPVSWATSMETPTIHRTLDPKSGTKRLVLWSGLYPARLSHSDDDGRTWTELEPAGEWGGIVVMSSVERLKDGRYLALFHDDGRLFASGGKATGTFTVYKTFSDDGGPSWTAPAVVLTSRPLQFCEPGLVRSPDGKELAVLLRENSRRGYSHVAFSRDEGANWSTPQPLGPALTGDRHTARYGPDGRLVVSFRCMAQGSPYWGDWVAWVGRYEDLHKSGGGQFVVRLKHDTKGGDCAYPGVEVLKDGTFVCTTYGHWALGEQPYVLSVRFKLAELDRMSSSRRERR from the coding sequence GTGACACCCGCGTTTGCCGTGCTCGCCCTTTCGTCCGTGTTCCTCGACCTGGACGCCGACTCGGCCCGTCAGACCGTCGTCGACCGCGAACCGGGCCAATATCTCGGACATCCCACGACGGTCCTGCTCGAAGACGGGCGCACGATGATCTGCGTTTATCCGAAGGGTCACGGCAAAGGGCCGATCCAGATGAAACGGTCGAACGACGGCGGTCGGACCTGGAGCGAGCGGCTCCCGACGCCGGTCAGCTGGGCGACGAGCATGGAAACTCCGACCATCCATCGGACGCTCGACCCGAAGTCCGGAACGAAGAGACTGGTCCTTTGGTCAGGGCTCTACCCGGCCCGACTGTCGCACAGCGATGACGATGGTCGGACATGGACCGAACTGGAACCGGCCGGGGAATGGGGCGGGATCGTGGTCATGTCGTCGGTCGAACGCTTGAAAGACGGCCGATACCTCGCCCTCTTTCATGATGACGGTCGCCTCTTTGCTTCAGGCGGGAAGGCGACGGGCACTTTCACGGTGTACAAAACGTTCAGCGACGACGGAGGTCCGTCCTGGACGGCTCCTGCGGTCGTCTTGACGTCAAGACCTCTGCAGTTCTGCGAGCCGGGCCTCGTCCGATCGCCGGACGGTAAGGAGCTCGCGGTTTTGTTGAGAGAGAACAGCCGGCGGGGATACTCCCACGTCGCGTTCTCACGAGACGAAGGCGCGAACTGGAGCACGCCCCAACCTCTTGGGCCGGCGTTGACGGGCGACCGCCACACCGCACGTTACGGCCCGGACGGCAGGCTCGTGGTCAGTTTCCGGTGCATGGCGCAAGGAAGCCCGTATTGGGGCGACTGGGTAGCGTGGGTCGGCCGATACGAGGACCTACACAAGTCAGGAGGAGGACAGTTCGTCGTTCGGCTCAAACACGACACAAAGGGAGGCGACTGTGCCTATCCGGGCGTCGAAGTCCTCAAGGACGGCACGTTCGTTTGCACGACCTATGGCCATTGGGCGCTAGGCGAGCAACCTTACGTGCTTTCCGTACGGTTCAAGCTCGCCGAGTTGGACCGGATGTCGAGTTCTCGGCGCGAGCGCCGCTGA
- a CDS encoding Gfo/Idh/MocA family oxidoreductase, which produces MRVGIVGCGGMGGVHANKYAQMHGVEVAVFDTDSEKLAAFVASRGLRAADSFEALLRDSDAMDVCLPTPVHADVAVACLSASKPTLVEKPFARTVAECERMITAARDSGALLVPAHVARFFPEHRTAHEAIARGDIGVPASVRMRRGGGPPKADWFLDADASGGILLDLAVHEFDWLLWTLGPAETVTSRSVRLGKTVEGAEFRGDYALSTVTFKNGCVAHVESTWMDPSGFRVTIEACGPKGVVEFDSRDNPSLRTHTGTTVNENNYAPEDDPYFRQLTAFLEAASGQAAPSVKAEEGTEAVRLATAAIQSAKTGEPVRVSG; this is translated from the coding sequence ATGAGGGTCGGAATCGTCGGTTGCGGCGGAATGGGAGGCGTCCATGCGAACAAGTACGCCCAGATGCACGGGGTCGAGGTCGCCGTTTTCGACACCGACTCCGAAAAGCTGGCCGCCTTCGTCGCTTCGCGGGGCCTCCGCGCGGCCGACTCGTTCGAGGCCCTTCTTCGAGATTCCGACGCCATGGACGTCTGCCTTCCGACGCCCGTCCATGCCGACGTGGCCGTCGCGTGCCTGTCCGCGAGCAAGCCGACGCTCGTCGAAAAGCCGTTCGCGCGGACGGTCGCGGAATGCGAGCGCATGATCACGGCCGCTCGGGACAGTGGGGCCCTCCTGGTGCCGGCCCACGTCGCCCGGTTCTTTCCGGAGCACCGGACGGCCCATGAGGCTATCGCCCGCGGCGATATCGGCGTTCCGGCCTCCGTCCGCATGCGCCGTGGGGGCGGACCGCCTAAGGCGGACTGGTTCCTGGACGCCGACGCGTCAGGAGGCATCTTGCTCGATCTTGCCGTCCACGAGTTCGATTGGTTGCTGTGGACGCTCGGCCCCGCCGAAACGGTCACGTCTCGCTCCGTCCGGCTCGGAAAAACCGTCGAAGGGGCCGAATTCCGCGGAGACTACGCCCTCTCCACCGTTACTTTCAAGAACGGCTGTGTCGCCCATGTCGAATCGACCTGGATGGATCCCAGCGGGTTCAGGGTGACGATCGAAGCCTGTGGCCCCAAAGGCGTCGTCGAATTCGACTCCAGGGACAACCCGTCGCTGCGCACGCACACGGGCACGACCGTGAACGAGAACAACTACGCCCCCGAAGACGACCCTTACTTCCGGCAGTTGACGGCCTTCCTCGAAGCCGCCTCCGGCCAAGCGGCTCCGTCCGTCAAGGCCGAAGAAGGAACCGAAGCGGTGCGGCTCGCGACGGCCGCGATCCAAAGCGCAAAGACCGGCGAGCCGGTCCGCGTGAGCGGTTGA
- a CDS encoding TIM barrel protein: protein MKVAIQLGRLNAKIRKEGPGALQRIADAGFRYVETDGVVEGSDASGRKELDEAGLRSVAVTFNLHDFHSRFDGAVATAKEQGAEYVVIEHLRLDDFGDGWRLMGERIRRWVDAFGAEGFKTAYHNHRMEFAPDEGRTGLESLLEGAGPDLFVEFDVAWARKGGQDPVPWFTKLDGRIALVHLDSTCLADNDLCEALVRAGHDGKIAYAVVVPDPRSADPVPEAEVQFRNLIRLGADDGPLLAPRGNS, encoded by the coding sequence ATGAAGGTGGCGATCCAACTGGGACGATTGAACGCGAAGATCCGGAAAGAGGGGCCGGGAGCCCTGCAGCGGATCGCAGACGCCGGTTTCCGGTACGTCGAGACCGACGGCGTGGTCGAAGGCTCGGACGCATCCGGGCGGAAGGAACTCGATGAAGCCGGCCTCCGATCGGTCGCAGTAACGTTCAACCTTCACGACTTCCATAGTCGGTTCGACGGTGCCGTCGCGACGGCCAAAGAACAGGGTGCTGAATACGTGGTGATCGAACACCTTCGACTGGACGATTTCGGCGACGGTTGGCGGCTCATGGGAGAGCGCATCCGGCGCTGGGTCGACGCCTTCGGGGCAGAAGGGTTCAAGACCGCGTATCACAACCACCGCATGGAGTTCGCTCCGGACGAGGGTCGAACGGGGCTTGAGAGCCTTCTGGAAGGCGCCGGGCCCGATCTCTTCGTGGAGTTCGACGTGGCTTGGGCTCGGAAAGGCGGCCAGGATCCCGTGCCATGGTTCACGAAGCTCGACGGAAGGATCGCGCTCGTCCATTTGGACAGCACGTGCCTTGCCGACAACGACCTTTGCGAGGCTTTGGTCCGAGCGGGTCATGACGGCAAGATCGCCTATGCCGTCGTCGTTCCCGACCCTCGTTCGGCAGATCCGGTTCCCGAGGCCGAAGTCCAGTTCCGGAACTTGATCCGGCTCGGGGCCGACGATGGCCCGCTCTTGGCACCGCGCGGGAACTCTTGA
- a CDS encoding protoporphyrinogen oxidase encodes MPKSDVVYATTHGQTRKIAERIAEVLRSEGHDVTVSEFGGEVREDSTTVVLGGPVYIGSASPELCQWAKERQEALASRTVAFFTVSMSASDKRDVARLEDARIVEEALSASRLEPDFIASLAGSLDYTKYPYLKRMLMKRIARLSGGPQDTGRDHELTDWEQVDAFARAVAAGDRSSAFSTNDRTTSGATV; translated from the coding sequence GTGCCCAAGTCCGACGTCGTCTACGCGACCACCCACGGCCAAACGCGCAAGATCGCTGAGCGGATCGCCGAAGTTTTGCGGAGCGAGGGCCACGACGTCACAGTGTCCGAGTTCGGCGGGGAGGTCAGGGAGGATTCGACGACGGTAGTCCTCGGAGGGCCCGTGTACATCGGTTCAGCCTCGCCAGAGCTTTGCCAATGGGCCAAAGAGCGTCAAGAGGCCCTTGCTTCACGGACTGTCGCGTTCTTCACGGTCAGCATGAGCGCTTCCGACAAGAGGGACGTGGCCCGGCTCGAAGACGCCCGGATCGTCGAAGAGGCCCTCAGCGCCTCTCGATTGGAGCCGGACTTCATCGCCTCTCTAGCAGGGTCCCTCGACTACACGAAGTACCCTTATCTCAAGCGGATGCTCATGAAACGGATCGCCCGGCTCTCGGGCGGGCCCCAAGACACGGGCCGCGACCACGAATTGACCGATTGGGAGCAAGTCGATGCGTTCGCACGCGCCGTTGCGGCCGGAGACCGGTCCTCGGCCTTCTCCACCAACGACCGGACGACGTCCGGCGCAACGGTCTAG